The genomic DNA GGGGACCCATTGACTGCATTGAAGTCGTCGCAACGATTGAGGAAGCTTTCTAGAACGCAGACTGGCTAGGGCTAAAATAAGGAACCCCTGATTGCTCATTTGAACTAGAAAGACTAACAACAGTTAAGCATAAATGTCTAGCTTCATGGGGTTCATGTTCCGCGGCGACCTCCTTGTGCTGGACTGGAGCGATGGCAACGTGTCGTCTGGTGTGTATTGCTCCATGTCTGTCTGGTAGACGGACCCTTGGAACAAACAACGGCGAGATGCAGCGCGCACCTTGTTGATAATTGATGAGATTGGTGCCCCGCGGTCATGTACAACTGCCGACGGGACGGTAGCATTCAATGGCCTTGAAGCCCGCCGTTGACCATGTGCGAagacaggcagggcagggcaccaCCAGACGCTTCACAAAAGTCCCATTTCTCTGAATCCTTTCTTGATAATTCTCAGGCTCCTTGACGAGAACATGCCCGACTTTTCTGGTttgggctggcggccgcaACCCGCCACACTGAAGTATTTCCACGCGACGCAGGCCGACGCGTCTGTACGGCACTAACGCGATGAATTAGAATGTAGAACAGGATCGACGCGATCAAATATGGCAGGGTCGATGTgatcaatcaatcaatcaatcaatctATCACGCGAGCTAATAAAAACGCCACTCACCCTCCAGTCCAGGTTCCATTGTTTCGTGGGGTAGCCGCAGCGCTTCGCTTCATACAGCTCCTCAGTGGTCGGAGGCGACTGCATCGCGCCCGGGATGGTGTAGTTGCACGTCTGCGTCTCCAGGTAGCATTTCTTTTTTGAACACGCAAGGTGAGTTACTCCCTGTTTCTCTCGGGGGAAGGGGGTAATCATAGAGAGGACAAGTGCGCACTCACGCCCAGGTAGAAGGTGTTGAGCACGTCGTCTATGCAGAATGCCGATGGCAGGGGAACGCCTGCCTTGCTTAGCTCGTTGCCCGCTAATACGAGGGTCGGCACGACGCAGAGGAGGAAGCTCAGTCGGAGATTCATGTTGTGTTGACCGCAGGACGAGAACGAAGACTGGACCGCTGTAGAGAGAAAGTCGATGAGCGTTTTGAGCCCCCTTTTTGCAGAGAGTACCTACCTAATGGTTGGCGCCCAAAGCCCTTTTTATATGCTCGGCTCCGTTATGGATTCATTCCTAACAGGCATCACGTTTTACGAAAGGTTTTCGACGTCGGCATTATGAAACAAACCAAGGCTGAACAAAAACGTATGAAACGTAACAAATCAGCGTAAAGGCCTATAGAAAAGGCATCATGGTTACGGCATAGACTGCGTAGGACGCGTGGGCAAGACACATGGACCACCCCTCATCACGATCAGCATCGATAAGCTCCAGCGCTGGTCCATAGGTACTGCTAATAACTAAGCTGATATGATATGACTCCGCGCCAAGGTGACGGGTTAGGCGGCAGGAATACCAAAAGGAACTCATTACGCAACGCACATCAACACGAGTTCTTGAGCGACGACTGGTTCTGAAGTGCACTGAAGTGCCGAAATTGGCACACTGATTGCCGAACACACTTGATTGAGTGTAGTCCGTGTGCCCCTTGGGTTGAGCTGCTGGTGTAGAAGACACGGGAGAGCCGCCCTTGACGAGTGGGCGGTTGTGCGCGGGTCTGGTGACTGGTCCCGTGCCCGCCTTCTTTCGGGCGTGGAAAACGCATTGTTCGTCGATGATGAGACGACATGGGGGGACAGTTGTCCATGTCGAAAAGCGCGCATGCCCTGGCCGATCTGACACATGCCTCGGGAAGGATCAGGCATCGTAGAGGCGGCAGGGAGAGATCCGATGCCTGGCAAATGCTGGCCATTAGGCTACAGTACACTGGGTCCGGAAATGCCTCGTGAACTCCATGAGAACTGTCACGTACGATACGCAATGACATGACATAACGCTTTGGTACAAGAGCAGCCCTCATTGAAGTTTACGATATTAAACGCCATGCGTACGCATGAGTACATACCCATATCGGGCTCTGGATGGAAAATAGCATACACTTTCCTTGGcaatcgccgccgagcaaaCTCCCTCGTCGCAAAGCTATGTCGTTTACAATCTTTACCAGAACGCAAAGGCCGCcacaccgacgacggccagggcagcgCTGCCGGGCGCATCGAAAcgtctgccgccggcgccggtaGCAGTCGGTGGTGCTTGCAGAGTGGAGCTGCAGGTGCTGCCGCATGGAGTCGTCGGGCTGCCGAGTATCGGCtccgacctgctgctgctgactgGCTTGCCTGCAGTCGCAGAAGCCTGAGGAGGAAAAGATGGCAATGTGGCGCTCGTAGTAGTGTTGACGCCGCTCGAGGCTCCCCCAAAGCCCGAGATGgagtacgacgacgacgatgacgacgatgagatGAGAGACGTGCCGCTGCAGGATGCGCAGCCGGGGACCTTGACAGTCGTCGACTGCGTGACGACGGAATGCATGGTCACGACCGGCGCTGGGGGACGGGTCTCGCTGGGGCACGGCTTCGGGCCGTAGCGGCAGGTGTACCTGTACGGCAGCGTGTATACGGGggtcgtcgacatggagttAGGGACGCTCGCTCTGGCCGTGCCCGTGGTTATGTTGGTTGCTCGCGACGTCTGTATGCTGGTACTGCTGGtactgctggtgctggtgctggtgctggtgctacTCGGGCAATACGTGGTGTAGAACGTGCTCACCTCGGTGACCACCTTGCCGATGTCGCAGTTGGTCACCGTGGGCGCGCATGACGTGATGGTGTACGTCCGAGTGGTCTTGACGGTCGATGTGACGGTCGGTAAcgatgacgtcgtcgtcgtcgtcgtcgcgctgctACCGGTGCCGGTTGGGGTTCTAGTGGGCACGGTCCACGTATAGTTGCCCAAAGCCGTGAAGTTGGACGAGCGGGTGATGGACGTTGACGACACCGTGCCGGATCGCcaggaggtggtggtgctcgaggTGACGGAAGCGtaaggagaagaagaagaagaagaagaagaaaaggaagaagtagtagtactagtagaagaataagaagaagaagaagaggaggaggaggaagagaaggaggaggaagagaaggaggaagagaaggaggaagaagagaaggaggaggaggaagagaaggaggaggaggaggaggaggaagtgACTGTGGCCCTTCTGCACTCTCCGGTCACGGATGGCACTGCGTCTGGACCCTTGCCAATGGGAATCAAGTTGCTGCCGCAATCCTCATTGTTGGCAATGTGAATATTCTGGTTGTCCTGGTCGTACACGACGTATGCGGCGCGAAGGAACGTGTCGCCCAGTATAGCCTCCTCTGTTGCCGTTCTTTTATCAGTCGCTGACACGCATGCAAGAAAGGCATGGCCCAACGGCACGGT from Purpureocillium takamizusanense chromosome 4, complete sequence includes the following:
- a CDS encoding uncharacterized protein (SECRETED:SignalP(1-18~SECRETED:cutsite=VLA-GN~SECRETED:prob=0.6169)); translated protein: MNLRLSFLLCVVPTLVLAGNELSKAGVPLPSAFCIDDVLNTFYLGKCYLETQTCNYTIPGAMQSPPTTEELYEAKRCGYPTKQWNLDWRCRTDASACVAWKYFSVAGCGRQPKPEKSGMFSSRSLRIIKKGFREMGLL